The Mesorhizobium opportunistum WSM2075 DNA window CGTGTCATTCGGCTCGATCGACGAATGGCAGCTGTGCGAGAATATGCCGCCGGCTTCGGCAGTTCTGCTAAACCTGGGAAGCCGGAAGGTCAGTGATGCAAAGACAGGAGACGCTATAGCCGACCTCGTCAGGAAGGCTCATCCCGCTCCAGTTGCGATCTTGGCTGACACTGACGAGTTGGAGCAGATTCTCAGGGCTCTGGGCTACGGCGCCAAGGCGTATATCCCCTCATCCCTCCGCTTCGAAATTTGTGTCGAAGCCATAAACTTCGTCATCGCTGGCGGCACATTTGTTCCGGCAAGTAGCCTTGCAGGGTTGCACAAGACCATTGAGGCTGATGTCGAAATGCCAAGACCTATGGCGAGCGTGTTTACCGAGCGGCAAGAGGACGTTGTCCAAGCTCTCAGACGCGGGAAGGCGAACAAGATAATCGCCCACGAGCTCAATCTTCGAGAAAGTACGGTCAAAGTTCATATCCGCAATATCATGAAAAAGTTGAAAGCAACGAACAGGACAGAGGCTGTCTATATGCTGAACGAGATGTTTCCCGGTGCAAATCAGTCGGTACGAGCGAGTTGAAGCGCTCTTGCGTGTTGATCTAGCATGCCTTGTGTTGGAGAGATTTCTCAGCGGCGACTCTCACGAGCTACGCAGGCGTAGATTGTAACTCCAGTTCACAGGCGCTTCGAGATTTGCGTCGGCTACGGCTGCCGGGCTCTCAAGGGAAAGCTTACTGGCGATCTGTGTCGCGCCTGAGCGGGTTGAAAGCATCATGACTGGTCGAATTTCCTGTTTTGTGTTGAGTGGCGGAGTTGGCGCCCGGCTATGGCCGCTGTCTCGGGAGGACAACCCGAAGCAGTTCCATGATCTCGCTGGTGAAGGGTCAATGCTGACCCAAACCGTCAGGCGACTGAAGAGCCGCTGCAACGCCGAGACGCCGATCCATCTGATAGCGTCGGAACGCAACGCAGATAGGGTCCGGTCCGACCTTGTCGGAATTGACCTTTCTGGTGGATGTGCCGTCTTCGAACCGGTCGGACGCAACACTGCTGCTGCCGTCGCCACTGCGACGCTGCACAC harbors:
- a CDS encoding response regulator transcription factor, producing the protein MITAIQTDTKPILGLELVGQKGGAGAIRLHGKATAETCLVLLDERVLDRQCLAQCLTTYRVGKDIVSFGSIDEWQLCENMPPASAVLLNLGSRKVSDAKTGDAIADLVRKAHPAPVAILADTDELEQILRALGYGAKAYIPSSLRFEICVEAINFVIAGGTFVPASSLAGLHKTIEADVEMPRPMASVFTERQEDVVQALRRGKANKIIAHELNLRESTVKVHIRNIMKKLKATNRTEAVYMLNEMFPGANQSVRAS